From a region of the Synechococcus sp. PCC 7502 genome:
- the ylqF gene encoding ribosome biogenesis GTPase YlqF, translating to MSQPLIQWYPGHIAKAEKALSEQLKRVDVVIEVRDARIPIASTHPKIATWTEGRSHLLVMNRLDMISGLHQKQLQRWFNQQEQEVFFTNAKDGDGIKQLLKAAQVAGIRVNERRHSRGMLPRPVRAAVIGFPNVGKSALINRLLNRRVAESSNRPGVTRQLRWIRISDAIELLDTPGNLPSLLGDQDAAVKLAICDDIGQAAYDNVLIAAAAVDKFKEIGVPLHIKYGISAKELSGMEYIEAVAKSDRYNGDFKRVADLILHDFRKGRLGAIALEYPFTEI from the coding sequence ATGTCACAACCACTGATTCAATGGTATCCGGGGCATATTGCAAAAGCAGAAAAAGCCTTATCTGAGCAATTAAAACGTGTAGACGTGGTAATCGAGGTGAGAGATGCACGGATTCCCATTGCCAGCACTCACCCCAAAATTGCTACTTGGACTGAAGGGCGTAGTCATCTTTTAGTCATGAATCGCCTTGATATGATTTCTGGATTACATCAAAAGCAGTTGCAAAGATGGTTTAACCAACAAGAGCAGGAGGTATTTTTTACCAATGCCAAGGATGGAGACGGCATTAAGCAATTATTGAAGGCGGCACAGGTGGCGGGGATTAGGGTTAATGAGCGCAGGCACAGTCGAGGGATGTTACCCCGACCTGTAAGAGCGGCGGTAATTGGATTTCCCAATGTTGGTAAGTCGGCATTGATTAATCGGCTGCTAAATCGGAGGGTAGCAGAAAGTTCTAACCGCCCCGGAGTTACTCGGCAATTACGCTGGATCAGGATTTCCGATGCCATTGAACTTTTAGATACGCCGGGTAATTTACCATCTCTATTGGGAGATCAAGATGCGGCAGTGAAATTGGCAATTTGTGATGATATTGGACAGGCTGCCTATGACAATGTTTTGATTGCGGCGGCGGCGGTGGATAAATTTAAGGAAATTGGCGTGCCTTTACATATCAAGTATGGAATCTCGGCAAAGGAACTTAGCGGGATGGAATATATTGAAGCTGTAGCTAAGAGCGATCGCTATAATGGTGATTTTAAAAGAGTTGCCGATTTAATTTTGCATGATTTTAGAAAAGGTAGGCTTGGTGCAATTGCCCTTGAGTATCCATTTACAGAAATATAA
- the aroQ gene encoding type II 3-dehydroquinate dehydratase → MEILLLHGANLNMLGRREPEIYGKLSLEAINQVLTEDAKELGINLEIIQSNHEGVLIDAIHRAWQCKDGIVFNPGAFTHTSVALRDAIAAVSIPTVEVHLSNVYQREEFRHHSFIAPVAIGQISGFGVHSYRLGLQAIAWHLKK, encoded by the coding sequence ATGGAAATTCTCCTCCTACATGGTGCTAACCTCAATATGCTCGGTCGGCGAGAGCCAGAAATCTACGGTAAGTTAAGCTTAGAAGCCATTAATCAAGTTCTGACCGAAGATGCAAAAGAGCTAGGAATAAATCTGGAAATTATCCAATCCAATCACGAAGGTGTATTAATTGATGCAATTCATAGGGCATGGCAATGTAAGGATGGAATTGTGTTCAACCCTGGAGCCTTTACCCATACTAGTGTGGCATTACGAGATGCGATCGCTGCGGTAAGTATTCCCACCGTAGAAGTACATTTAAGTAACGTCTATCAAAGGGAAGAGTTCCGCCATCATTCTTTTATTGCTCCTGTGGCAATTGGACAAATTAGCGGATTTGGGGTTCATAGCTATCGGTTGGGTTTACAGGCGATCGCTTGGCATCTAAAAAAATAA
- the tuf gene encoding elongation factor Tu, with protein sequence MARAKFERNKPHVNIGTIGHVDHGKTTLTAAITMTLAAIGQADAKKYADIDAAPEEKARGITINTAHVEYQTEERHYAHVDCPGHADYVKNMITGAAQMDGAILLVSAADGPEPQTREHILLARQVGVPNLVVFLNKEDQMEGEEELVELVELEVRELLSSYDFDGDNIPIIKGSALKAVEALTANPKIQKGQDPWVDKIHALMAAVDAYIPTPERAVDKPFLMAVEDVFTITGRGTVATGRIERGKVKINETVELIGLRETRTTAVTGIEMFKKSLEEGLAGDNAGLLLRGMKKEDIERGMVIAKPGSITPHTEFEAQVYILQEKEGGRKTPFFPGYRPQFYVRTTDVTGTIKAFTADDGADAEMVMPGDRIKMTVELINPIAIENEMRFAIREGGRTVGSGVVTKIIK encoded by the coding sequence ATGGCACGCGCAAAGTTTGAAAGAAATAAACCCCACGTTAACATCGGTACCATTGGTCACGTTGATCATGGTAAAACAACCCTAACTGCTGCAATTACGATGACTTTGGCAGCAATCGGTCAGGCAGATGCTAAAAAGTATGCCGATATTGATGCTGCTCCTGAAGAAAAAGCTCGTGGTATTACGATCAATACTGCTCACGTTGAATATCAAACTGAGGAGCGTCATTATGCTCACGTTGACTGTCCAGGGCATGCTGACTATGTTAAAAATATGATTACTGGTGCGGCTCAAATGGATGGTGCTATCCTTTTAGTCTCAGCAGCAGACGGTCCTGAACCTCAAACTCGCGAACACATTCTTCTAGCTCGCCAAGTTGGAGTACCTAACTTAGTTGTCTTTTTGAATAAAGAAGATCAAATGGAAGGTGAAGAAGAACTAGTCGAACTAGTTGAACTTGAAGTTCGGGAATTGCTATCTTCCTATGATTTTGATGGAGATAATATTCCAATTATCAAAGGTTCCGCACTCAAGGCTGTTGAGGCTTTGACTGCTAACCCCAAGATTCAAAAAGGTCAAGACCCTTGGGTTGATAAGATTCACGCCCTAATGGCTGCTGTTGATGCTTATATTCCTACCCCTGAACGGGCTGTCGATAAACCCTTCTTGATGGCGGTGGAAGATGTATTTACAATTACTGGTCGTGGTACTGTTGCTACTGGCAGAATTGAAAGAGGAAAAGTCAAGATTAACGAAACCGTTGAATTAATTGGTCTTCGTGAAACTCGAACTACTGCAGTAACTGGGATCGAAATGTTCAAGAAAAGTCTTGAAGAAGGTTTGGCTGGTGATAATGCTGGCTTACTATTGCGCGGTATGAAAAAAGAGGATATTGAAAGAGGCATGGTAATTGCTAAGCCTGGCTCAATTACTCCTCATACTGAATTTGAAGCTCAAGTTTATATTCTTCAGGAAAAAGAAGGTGGGCGTAAAACTCCTTTCTTCCCTGGTTATCGTCCTCAATTTTATGTACGTACTACTGACGTAACTGGTACTATCAAAGCATTTACAGCCGATGATGGAGCAGATGCAGAAATGGTAATGCCCGGAGACCGCATTAAAATGACAGTTGAGCTTATCAACCCTATTGCGATCGAAAATGAAATGCGTTTTGCAATTAGAGAAGGTGGAAGAACTGTTGGTTCAGGTGTAGTTACCAAGATCATTAAGTAG
- the tsaE gene encoding tRNA (adenosine(37)-N6)-threonylcarbamoyltransferase complex ATPase subunit type 1 TsaE, protein MLSLIANNLSDTQTIARIIANLLEAGSVLLLQGNLGSGKTTFIKELAASLGVKALVTSPTFTIIDEYDCGRLPLYHMDLYRLSNQEVNELHLQEYWRGIDFPLGIVAIEWAERLELLPETYLSLNFSLLEGSDRRRIVISAKGEQYLKIISCQRLLDFNV, encoded by the coding sequence ATGCTTAGCCTTATTGCTAATAATCTATCTGATACTCAGACGATCGCTAGAATCATTGCAAATTTATTAGAAGCAGGTTCTGTTTTATTATTACAGGGTAATCTGGGTAGCGGCAAAACTACATTTATCAAGGAACTAGCTGCATCTTTAGGGGTAAAAGCATTGGTCACAAGTCCAACTTTTACAATTATTGATGAGTACGATTGTGGTAGATTGCCTCTGTATCACATGGATTTATATAGACTCAGTAACCAAGAGGTGAATGAACTACATTTACAAGAGTATTGGCGGGGAATTGATTTTCCTTTGGGGATCGTAGCGATCGAGTGGGCGGAAAGATTAGAACTATTACCTGAAACATATTTAAGTTTAAACTTCTCTCTTCTTGAGGGTAGCGATCGCCGTAGGATCGTTATTTCCGCTAAAGGTGAGCAGTACCTCAAGATCATTTCATGTCAACGCTTATTGGATTTTAATGTTTGA
- a CDS encoding response regulator transcription factor — MIPLSLLIIANNTNLSSLLSWHLQQVGYSVYQSLNLGQARSLLPQYQPSITILDLDISDESLEFCYWLAKQKRTIIFLISSRSSEMQIVAGLKAGADDFLAKPFGIQEFLARVEVLSRRIKVASSSTYLDYGHLKIDLVQRRVRLKGSIIDLTPQEFVLLYVLAQAEGEPISRSELLQKAWPDEVNNPRTVDTHILSLRKKVELDPQQPRLIQTVRNVGYRFNLEAILGRSPSQRAAANNASPLSPDLSRLGAKLQLR, encoded by the coding sequence TTGATCCCTCTTAGCCTTCTCATTATTGCTAATAATACTAATCTTAGTTCCTTACTAAGTTGGCACTTACAACAGGTTGGTTATTCTGTATATCAAAGTTTAAATTTAGGGCAGGCAAGGTCACTTTTACCTCAGTATCAGCCCAGCATCACGATCCTAGATTTAGATATATCTGATGAAAGCCTAGAGTTCTGTTATTGGTTGGCTAAACAAAAACGTACCATCATATTTCTAATCTCGAGCCGTAGTTCCGAAATGCAAATAGTTGCCGGGTTAAAAGCGGGAGCAGATGACTTTTTAGCTAAACCCTTTGGGATTCAAGAGTTTCTAGCACGGGTGGAAGTTCTTTCTCGCCGCATTAAAGTTGCAAGTTCATCTACATATTTAGACTACGGACATTTGAAAATTGATCTAGTGCAGCGTAGAGTACGCCTTAAGGGGAGCATAATTGACTTAACACCCCAAGAGTTTGTATTGCTGTATGTGCTGGCTCAGGCAGAGGGTGAACCTATTAGTCGTAGTGAACTTTTACAAAAAGCATGGCCCGATGAAGTTAATAATCCTCGGACTGTTGATACCCATATTCTATCTTTGCGTAAGAAGGTGGAACTTGATCCCCAACAACCACGCTTAATTCAAACCGTGCGGAATGTGGGCTATCGATTTAATTTAGAGGCAATTTTAGGACGGTCACCTTCCCAGCGTGCAGCAGCTAATAATGCTTCTCCGCTATCACCTGACTTGTCTCGGCTAGGGGCAAAGTTACAGTTACGGTAG
- a CDS encoding response regulator: MPKILVIEDISSLREEIIEVLSLEGFEVIGAADGKQGIEIATAELPDLVICDVSMPVMDGYSTLAAMQEHDSTATIPFIFLTAYNDPTQVRKGMNLGADDYLTKPFAVHDLIAIVTARLKKKSYIDQKLKSEVDTIRTNISRALPHELRTPLNGIMGFSELLAEELQDQPDLKEMADGIYESAQILYRVIQNFLLYAELEILANKKTIITDQSTYAQEVIANSSRLKAQTAGRLADLHLHLTDAKVRISKIRLSKIIEEIMDNCLKFSNPETAIEVISTCDRDSMFITFTDYGRGMTPTQINNIAAYIQFNRKVYEQQGTGLGLAIAKILVKLYGGDMQIYSDLGVKTTVTVTLPLAETSQVIAEKHY, encoded by the coding sequence ATGCCAAAGATTTTAGTAATTGAAGATATATCAAGCCTAAGGGAAGAAATTATAGAAGTCTTAAGTTTAGAAGGCTTTGAAGTCATAGGTGCCGCCGATGGTAAGCAGGGCATAGAAATTGCCACAGCCGAATTGCCAGATCTAGTTATTTGTGATGTTTCCATGCCAGTTATGGATGGTTACTCTACCTTAGCTGCCATGCAAGAACATGATAGTACTGCTACTATTCCCTTTATTTTTCTCACCGCCTACAATGATCCAACCCAAGTTAGAAAAGGCATGAATCTTGGGGCAGATGATTACCTAACAAAACCCTTTGCAGTTCACGATCTAATTGCTATAGTCACAGCCAGACTGAAGAAAAAGTCATATATTGATCAAAAACTCAAATCAGAAGTTGACACTATTCGTACCAATATCAGCCGTGCCTTACCCCACGAACTCAGAACTCCTTTAAATGGCATCATGGGATTTTCTGAGCTTTTAGCCGAGGAATTGCAGGATCAACCAGACCTTAAGGAAATGGCTGATGGTATTTATGAGTCTGCCCAAATCTTATATCGGGTAATTCAAAATTTTTTACTATATGCTGAACTCGAAATTCTTGCCAATAAGAAAACTATCATTACCGATCAAAGCACATATGCCCAAGAGGTAATTGCCAATTCATCTCGGCTTAAGGCTCAAACCGCAGGCAGATTAGCCGATCTCCATCTCCATCTTACTGATGCTAAAGTGCGAATTTCTAAAATCCGACTCAGTAAAATTATTGAAGAAATTATGGACAATTGCCTTAAATTTTCTAATCCTGAGACTGCCATTGAAGTAATTTCCACCTGTGATCGCGACTCTATGTTTATTACCTTTACAGATTATGGTAGAGGTATGACTCCAACACAGATTAATAACATCGCTGCCTATATTCAATTTAATCGCAAAGTTTATGAGCAGCAGGGTACAGGCTTAGGTTTAGCGATCGCAAAAATTTTAGTCAAACTCTATGGTGGTGATATGCAAATTTATAGTGACCTTGGAGTAAAAACTACCGTAACTGTAACTTTGCCCCTAGCCGAGACAAGTCAGGTGATAGCGGAGAAGCATTATTAG